In Populus nigra chromosome 10, ddPopNigr1.1, whole genome shotgun sequence, the following proteins share a genomic window:
- the LOC133705414 gene encoding F-box protein SKIP14-like codes for MALNFSHRPLFPRISEDNVLSPMRISIQERVEDRFDYGRDRSGSQELVHKDIIDLLPSDPFDMDISTTFTAITGWLEDLEVDYGACGSDQVSTSDGNYQLFAGLNYIWNNAMRFQAFPGNVGFSCKSNLVGGFGDECLEGIEVGIASVHEAPDSDCDMKDVLSLGNEIGKNAGVVDESSGEFQKGHVVFSDGAPHPAFAFALGYLGVRDLLVVETVCKSLCYTVRSDPLLWRSIHIDQPLNEKITEDVLLQLTDRAQGNLQCLSLVKCPRITDDGLKQVLKSNPRLTKLSVPGCTRLSIEGIVTSLKAFKNTGAQGVKHLRIGGVYGVTQKHFEELTVLLGRDSHTQQNVHKPHFYHRGDFYLSCEDDRAIDIEMCPRCQNLRLVYDCPAEGCRGNEHPSRACRACTLCIARCAQCGRCINDSEYEETFCLELLCSDCWKQPLKCQEKQDRKIGSHKFPELQESSCSLHLHG; via the exons ATGGCGTTGAATTTTTCGCATCGACCTCTCTTTCCTCGTATTTCCGAGGATAATGTGCTTTCGCCGATGAGGATTTCTATACAGGAGAGAGTTGAGGATCGTTTTGATTATGGAAGGGATAGGAGTGGCTCACAGGAATTGGTGCATAAGGATATTATTGATCTTTTGCCATCGGATCCTTTTGACATGGATATAAGTACCACTTTTACTGCTATCACGGGGTGGCTTGAGGATTTGGAGGTGGATTATGGTGCTTGTGGTAGTGATCAGGTTTCCACGAGTGATGGGAATTATCAGTTGTTTGCTGGCTTGAATTATATTTGGAATAATGCTATGAGGTTTCAAGCATTTCCAGGGAATGTGGGGTTTAGTTGTAAATCTAATTTAGTGGGTGGGTTTGGTGATGAGTGTCTAGAGGGGATAGAAGTGGGGATTGCATCTGTTCACGAGGCTCCTGACTCAGATTGTGACATGAAGGATGTTTTGAGTCTGGGGAATGAAATTGGTAAGAATGCTGGGGTCGTGGATGAGAGCAGTGGAGAATTCCAAAAGGGTCATGTGGTTTTTTCTGATGGAGCTCCTCATCCAGCGTTTGCTTTTGCTCTTGGTTATCTGGGAGTGCGGGATCTTCTTGTTGTTGAAACTGTTTGCAAATCCCTTTGTTATACTGTTCGAAGTGACCCGCTTTTATGGAGGAGCATCCACATAGATCAACCATTGAATGAGAAGATCACTGAAGATGTTCTTTTGCAGTTAACTGATAGGGCTCAAGGTAACTTGCAATGTCTGAGCCTAGTGAAGTGTCCTAGGATTACTGATGATGGGTTGAAGCAGGTGCTCAAAAGTAATCCAAGGCTGACCAAG TTGAGTGTGCCTGGATGTACAAGACTCAGCATTGAGGGCATTGTGACCAGCTTAAAGGCATTCAAGAATACAGGAGCTCAGGGAGTGAAGCATTTACGCATTGGCGGGGTCTATGGTGTGACACAGAAGCATTTTGAAGAGTTGACGGTCTTGTTGGGCCGAGATAGCCACACCCAGCAGAATGTTCACAAGCCACATTTTTATCACAGGGGAGATTTTTATCTGTCATGTGAGGATGATCGTGCAATTGATATTGAAATGTGCCCAAGATGCCAGAACCTGAGACTAGTTTATGATTGCCCTGCAGAGGGTTGCCGGGGAAACGAGCATCCCTCTCGGGCTTGCAGGGCTTGCACCCTTTGCATTGCACGGTGTGCCCAGTGTGGCCGTTGTATTAATGACAGTGAATACGAGGAAACTTTTTGTCTTGAGTTGCTTTGTTCAGATTGTTGGAAGCAGCCGCTGAAATGTCAAGAGAAGCAAGATAGGAAGATTGGTTCGCACAAGTTTCCTGAGCTCCAAGAATCTTCCTGCAGCCTTCATCTTCATGGCTAG
- the LOC133705587 gene encoding trihelix transcription factor GT-1-like isoform X2, with amino-acid sequence MYLSEKPRPLDFYKEEVGPSSSRDNMIIEVVSSNGDLPPLHLHPITAATNPHQMILGESSGDDNHEVKAPKKRAETWVQDETRSLIGFRREMDGLFNTSKSNKHLWEQISTKMRDKGFDRSPTMCTDKWRNLLKEFKKAKHQDRGSGSAKMSYYKEIDEILRGRNKNSQYKCPTPKVDSYMQFSDKGFEDTSISFGPVEASARPTLNLERRLDHDGHPLAITAADAVAASGVPPWNWRETPGNGAESQSFGGRVISVKSGDYTRRIGIDGTTDAIREAIKSAFRLRTKRAFWLEDEDQIIRALDRDMPLGNYTLHLDEGCVKQKMIYISPIIVSLLGQ; translated from the exons ATGTACTTGTCAGAGAAGCCTCGCCCTCTCGATTTCTACAAAGAAGAAGTAGGACCATCGTCTTCTAGAGACAACATGATTATCGAAGTTGTCTCTTCCAACGGCGATTTGCCACCTCTTCATCTTCACCCCATCACCGCTGCTACCAACCCACACCAGATGATTCTCGGCGAAAGCAGCGGCGATGACAACCACGAAGTCAAAGCACCCAAGAAGCGAGCTGAGACATGGGTTCAAGACGAAACCCGAAGTCTGATCGGGTTTCGCAGAGAAATGGATGGTCTCTTCAATACTTCCAAGTCAAATAAGCACCTGTGGGAGCAAATTTCTACTAAAATGAGGGATAAAGGTTTCGATCGATCGCCGACTATGTGCACCGACAAGTGGAGGAACTTGTTGAAAGAGTTCAAGAAGGCGAAGCATCAAGATAGGGGAAGTGGGTCTGCTAAAATGTCGTATTACAAGGAGATTGATGAGATTTTGAGGGGAAGGAATAAGAATTCTCAGTATAAGTGCCCTACTCCTAAAGTTGATTCTTACATGCAATTTTCTGATAAAG GCTTTGAAGATACAAGTATATCATTTGGACCAGTGGAAG CCAGTGCAAGGCCAACACTCAATTTGGAAAGACGTCTGGATCATGATGGACATCCCCTTGCCATCACCGCCGCTGATGCAGTTGCAGCAAGTGGAGTTCCTCCTTGGAATTGGAGGGAGACCCCTGGGAATG GTGCTGAGAGTCAATCATTTGGTGGGAGGGTGATATCAGTCAAATCTGGGGACTACACAAGAAGGATTGGCATTGATGGCACCACAGATGCCATTAGGGAGGCAATCAAGTCTGCTTTCAGATTGAGAACTAAGCGAGCATTTTGGTTGGAGGATGAAGACCAGATAATTCGTGCTCTTGACAGGGACATGCCTTTAGGGAATTACACTCTTCACCTTGATGAAG GGTGTGTAAAGCAAAAAATGATCTATATCAGTCCAATTATTGTTTCTTTACTAGGACAGTAA
- the LOC133705587 gene encoding trihelix transcription factor GT-1-like isoform X1, with protein sequence MYLSEKPRPLDFYKEEVGPSSSRDNMIIEVVSSNGDLPPLHLHPITAATNPHQMILGESSGDDNHEVKAPKKRAETWVQDETRSLIGFRREMDGLFNTSKSNKHLWEQISTKMRDKGFDRSPTMCTDKWRNLLKEFKKAKHQDRGSGSAKMSYYKEIDEILRGRNKNSQYKCPTPKVDSYMQFSDKGFEDTSISFGPVEASARPTLNLERRLDHDGHPLAITAADAVAASGVPPWNWRETPGNGAESQSFGGRVISVKSGDYTRRIGIDGTTDAIREAIKSAFRLRTKRAFWLEDEDQIIRALDRDMPLGNYTLHLDEGLAIKVCLYDQSDHIPMHTEEKIFYTEDDYRDFLSRRGWTCLREFDGYRNIDSMDDLRHDAIYRGVS encoded by the exons ATGTACTTGTCAGAGAAGCCTCGCCCTCTCGATTTCTACAAAGAAGAAGTAGGACCATCGTCTTCTAGAGACAACATGATTATCGAAGTTGTCTCTTCCAACGGCGATTTGCCACCTCTTCATCTTCACCCCATCACCGCTGCTACCAACCCACACCAGATGATTCTCGGCGAAAGCAGCGGCGATGACAACCACGAAGTCAAAGCACCCAAGAAGCGAGCTGAGACATGGGTTCAAGACGAAACCCGAAGTCTGATCGGGTTTCGCAGAGAAATGGATGGTCTCTTCAATACTTCCAAGTCAAATAAGCACCTGTGGGAGCAAATTTCTACTAAAATGAGGGATAAAGGTTTCGATCGATCGCCGACTATGTGCACCGACAAGTGGAGGAACTTGTTGAAAGAGTTCAAGAAGGCGAAGCATCAAGATAGGGGAAGTGGGTCTGCTAAAATGTCGTATTACAAGGAGATTGATGAGATTTTGAGGGGAAGGAATAAGAATTCTCAGTATAAGTGCCCTACTCCTAAAGTTGATTCTTACATGCAATTTTCTGATAAAG GCTTTGAAGATACAAGTATATCATTTGGACCAGTGGAAG CCAGTGCAAGGCCAACACTCAATTTGGAAAGACGTCTGGATCATGATGGACATCCCCTTGCCATCACCGCCGCTGATGCAGTTGCAGCAAGTGGAGTTCCTCCTTGGAATTGGAGGGAGACCCCTGGGAATG GTGCTGAGAGTCAATCATTTGGTGGGAGGGTGATATCAGTCAAATCTGGGGACTACACAAGAAGGATTGGCATTGATGGCACCACAGATGCCATTAGGGAGGCAATCAAGTCTGCTTTCAGATTGAGAACTAAGCGAGCATTTTGGTTGGAGGATGAAGACCAGATAATTCGTGCTCTTGACAGGGACATGCCTTTAGGGAATTACACTCTTCACCTTGATGAAG GGCTAGCTATCAAAGTTTGTCTGTATGATCAGTCAGACCACATCCCAATGCACACTGAAGAGAAAATATTCTATACTGAAGACGACTACCGTGATTTTCTTTCTCGCCGGGGCTGGACTTGTCTAAGGGAGTTTGATGGCTATAGAAACATTGATAGTATGGATGATCTTCGGCATGATGCTATATACCGGGGCGTGAGTTGA
- the LOC133705587 gene encoding trihelix transcription factor GT-1-like isoform X3: MYLSEKPRPLDFYKEEVGPSSSRDNMIIEVVSSNGDLPPLHLHPITAATNPHQMILGESSGDDNHEVKAPKKRAETWVQDETRSLIGFRREMDGLFNTSKSNKHLWEQISTKMRDKGFDRSPTMCTDKWRNLLKEFKKAKHQDRGSGSAKMSYYKEIDEILRGRNKNSQYKCPTPKVDSYMQFSDKGFEDTSISFGPVEGI, translated from the exons ATGTACTTGTCAGAGAAGCCTCGCCCTCTCGATTTCTACAAAGAAGAAGTAGGACCATCGTCTTCTAGAGACAACATGATTATCGAAGTTGTCTCTTCCAACGGCGATTTGCCACCTCTTCATCTTCACCCCATCACCGCTGCTACCAACCCACACCAGATGATTCTCGGCGAAAGCAGCGGCGATGACAACCACGAAGTCAAAGCACCCAAGAAGCGAGCTGAGACATGGGTTCAAGACGAAACCCGAAGTCTGATCGGGTTTCGCAGAGAAATGGATGGTCTCTTCAATACTTCCAAGTCAAATAAGCACCTGTGGGAGCAAATTTCTACTAAAATGAGGGATAAAGGTTTCGATCGATCGCCGACTATGTGCACCGACAAGTGGAGGAACTTGTTGAAAGAGTTCAAGAAGGCGAAGCATCAAGATAGGGGAAGTGGGTCTGCTAAAATGTCGTATTACAAGGAGATTGATGAGATTTTGAGGGGAAGGAATAAGAATTCTCAGTATAAGTGCCCTACTCCTAAAGTTGATTCTTACATGCAATTTTCTGATAAAG GCTTTGAAGATACAAGTATATCATTTGGACCAGTGGAAG GAATCTAG
- the LOC133705588 gene encoding mitotic spindle checkpoint protein MAD2-like — protein MVPLLSASRPRGKLAVTCPNVFTLHFITNLLLAHQTLISCNQFSNKQKPIFLCTLISKRIMASRTVAKDIITLRGSAAIVSEFFGYAANSILYNRGVYPEESFVKVKKYGLPMLLTQDEGVRSFISNLNAQLSEWLEAGKLQRVVLVIMSKATNEVLERWNFSIETDSEVVEQGVSREKSDKEIMREIQAIMRQIASSITYLPCLDESCVFDVLAYTDKDVAVPFTWIESDPKLIANPQMVKLHSFDTKIHKVDTLVSYKNDEWDEQ, from the exons ATGGTGCCGTTGTTGTCAGCCTCGAGACCCAGAGGAAAACTAGCCGTTACTTGCCCTAACGTCTTTACATTACATTTCATCACTAATCTATTACTCGCTCACCAAACCCTGATTTCTTGCAATCAATtctcaaataaacaaaaacccaTCTTTCTTTGTACTTTGATTTCAAAGAGAATCATGGCATCAAGAACGGTTGCAAAAGACATAATCACTCTCCGTGGCTCTGCAGCGATTGTTAGTGAGTTCTTTG GTTATGCAGCAAACAG TATACTTTACAATCGAGGGGTTTATCCAGAAGAAAGTTTTGTGAAAGTGAAGAAATATGGGCTCCCAATGCTGCTTACTCAAGATGAAGGTGTTAGATCCTTTATTTCTAACTTGAATGCTCAGTTATCAG AATGGCTGGAAGCTGGAAAATTACAGAGGGTTGTTCTGGTGATCATGAGTAAGGCCACCAATGAGGTCCTGGAGAGGTGGAATTTCAGTATCGAGACTGATAGTGAGGTTGTTGAGCAAGG AGTGTCAAGGGAAAAGAGTGACAAAGAAATTATGAGAGAGATCCAGGCAATCATGCGTCAGATTGCATCAAGCATTACTTACTTGCCATGCCTTGATGAATCTT GTGTTTTTGATGTGTTAGCATACACTGATAAAGATGTTGCAGTCCCATTCACCTGGATTGAGAGTGACCCCAAACTTATTGCCAATCCACAAATGGTGAAATTGCATTCATTTGACACCAAG ATACACAAGGTTGACACTCTGGTTTCGTACAAGAATGATGAATGGGATGAACAGTAG